One Vigna unguiculata cultivar IT97K-499-35 chromosome 7, ASM411807v1, whole genome shotgun sequence genomic region harbors:
- the LOC114191941 gene encoding protein PHOSPHATE STARVATION RESPONSE 1-like, which produces MEAHPTFSIERSKQLNNMGMSGALSSSLSILPIPTEDMYPRLPESQLDIVEQELVTRPYTNSSYLNSNGVVGHIFSSSSGYSTDLHHSSLSPDEKHSTNARFISQSSTNIAQFPLSYSSNTGPPTSAAPSHFSKENSASWHTESLPSFLDFPAHHSMDDNRVESSDCPIMASEEYCKQNDWQEWAERLISDDDTLTSNWDDLLTDNIRDIEPKVPFQVAKSLSQFPGHQSQGLQLPASYGDNCSGATLSSSSNSTPAKSRMRWTPELHEAFVEAVNQLGGSERATPKGVLKLMKVEGLTIYHVKSHLQKYRTARYRPESSEGVTEKKAGSIEDMASLDLKTGIEITEALRLQMEVQKRLHEQLEIQRNLQLRIEEQGRYLQMMFEKQCKSGSEALKASSSTIETQSGVSLNATRDFAVKNVLEASQVEHCRSEADHANRSTTVEEGSLEKGGNADSPKTQHVIASDDSAEAPKRQRTE; this is translated from the exons ATGGAAGCACATCCTACTTTCTCCATTGAAAGATCAAAGCAACTCAATAACATGGGGATGTCTGGAGCACTTTCTTCATCTTTGTCAATCCTTCCAATACCCACAGAAGATATGTATCCTAGGCTGCCTGAATCACAGTTGGATATTGTAGAACAAGAGCTTGTGACAAGACCTTATACTAATTCAAGTTATTTGAATTCAAATGGAGTAGTTGGGCATATTTTTTCGTCTTCTTCTGGATATTCAACTGACCTTCATCACTCATCTCTTTCACCTGATGAAAAGCACTCTACTAACGCTCGTTTTATTTCACAATCATCAACCAACATTGCCCAATTTCCATTATCATATTCTTCGAATACTGGACCACCAACTTCAGCAGCACCAAGCCATTTTTCCAAAGAAAACAGTGCTTCCTGGCATACAGAGTCCCTGCCCAGTTTTCTGGATTTTCCTGCACATCACTCAATGGACGATAACAGAGTAGAAAGTAGTGATTGCCCTATAATGGCATCCGAGGAGTATTGCAAGCAAAATGATTGGCAGGAGTGGGCTGAGCGGCTAATCAGTGATGATGACACTTTGACTTCTAATTGGGATGACCTTCTTACTGACAACATTCGAGACATTGAGCCAAAG GTGCCATTCCAGGTTGCAAAATCACTTTCACAGTTTCCAGGACATCAATCCCAAGGTCTACAACTTCCTGCTTCATATGGAGACAATTGCTCTGGAGCTACCCTCTCCTCCTCATCAAATTCTACTCCTGCCAAGTCACGAATGCGTTGGACACCAGAACTTCACGAGGCGTTTGTGGAGGCTGTCAACCAACTTGGGGGAAGTGAAA GAGCTACTCCAAAGGGTGTGCTGAAGCTCATGAAAGTTGAAGGATTAACTATATATCATGTGAAAAGCCATTTGCAG AAATACAGGACAGCTAGGTATAGACCGGAGTCATCTGAAG GAGTAACGGAGAAAAAAGCAGGTTCCATTGAAGATATGGCATCTCTAGATTTAAAAAC TGGTATTGAGATCACTGAAGCTCTACGACTACAAATGGAGGTTCAGAAGCGGTTGCATGAACAGCTAGAG ATTCAAAGAAATTTGCAGCTGCGAATAGAAGAACAAGGAAGGTACCTCCAGATGATGTTTGAGAAGCAATGTAAATCTGGAAGTGAAGCGTTGAAGGCATCATCATCTACCATTGAGACTCAATCTGGAGTATCTTTGAATGCCACGAGAGACTTCGCGGTCAAAAATGTTTTAGAAGCATCACAAGTAGAGCATTGTAGGTCAGAAGCTGATCATGCTAACCGCAGTACCACAGTTGAGGAAGGCTCGCTGGAAAAGGGTGGGAATGCTGATTCTCCCAAAACTCAACATGTTATTGCTAGTGATGACAGTGCAGAAGCCCCAAAACGTCAAAGAACAGAGTAA
- the LOC114191206 gene encoding uncharacterized protein LOC114191206 yields MEKMKVEVETQHSHQQRVGGPYGSRHRHEERRKPYTRPHSQPQGSRESSSHQGKIQCYQCGGPHKRNFCLQLAGFKRCNNCGKEGHFGRDFPTLTRTATRPPVPTPTQNQQRKGGNRPQASDRVYAMTGAEAASSGNLVIGHYLIVGRTCCVLYDSGATHSFVSDACVKKLSLLVCKL; encoded by the coding sequence atggagaagatgaaggtggAAGTGGAAACTCAACACTCTCACCAGCAGCGAGTGGGAGGACCATATGGATCCAGGCATAGGCACGAGGAGAGGAGGAAACCCTATACTAGGCCCCATTCCCAACCTCAGGGGTCTAGGGAGTCTTCTTCCCATCAGGGCAAGATTCAGTGCTACCAGTGTGGGGGACCGCACAAGAGGAATTTTTGCCTCCAGCTTGCAGGCTTTAAGAGGTGCAACAATTGTGGCAAGGAAGGTCACTTTGGCAGAGATTTCCCCACCCTCACGAGGACAGCGACACGTCCCCCAGTTCCAACCCCAACTCAGAACCAACAGAGGAAgggaggcaacaggcctcaggcatCGGACAGAGTATACGCCATGACTGGAGCAGAGGCAGCGagttcaggtaaccttgttatagGTCATTATTTGATAGTTGGGAGGACTTGTTGTGTGCTATATGactctggagcgacacactcatttGTGTCAGATGCATGTGTGAAAAAGTTGAGTCTGCTGGTGTGTAAGCTGTAG